The proteins below are encoded in one region of Desulfobaccales bacterium:
- a CDS encoding cache domain-containing protein, with translation MVSRRVVVWLTLLCFLTVPVLALAQAKPEDAQAWVKKGIEFYKANGKDKALAAFSDPKGEFMKGDLYIYVLDLNGKMLAHPKAELVGKDFMVVKDADGKTFAVDIVKTAKEKGSGWVDYKWENPATKAVDPKTVYFEKVDDLIICSGAYKK, from the coding sequence ATGGTTTCCAGACGGGTTGTGGTATGGCTGACCCTGCTCTGCTTTCTCACCGTTCCCGTCCTGGCGCTGGCCCAGGCTAAGCCCGAGGACGCCCAGGCTTGGGTGAAAAAGGGGATCGAATTTTACAAAGCCAACGGCAAAGACAAAGCTCTGGCGGCCTTCAGCGACCCCAAAGGGGAATTCATGAAGGGCGACCTCTACATCTACGTCCTGGACCTGAACGGCAAGATGCTGGCCCACCCCAAAGCCGAGCTGGTGGGGAAGGATTTCATGGTGGTCAAAGATGCGGACGGCAAAACCTTTGCCGTGGACATCGTCAAAACCGCCAAGGAGAAGGGCAGCGGTTGGGTGGACTATAAGTGGGAAAACCCCGCCACCAAGGCTGTGGACCCCAAAACCGTGTACTTTGAGAAGGTGGACGACCTGATCATCTGCAGCGGTGCTTACAAGAAGTAA